Part of the Falco rusticolus isolate bFalRus1 chromosome 2, bFalRus1.pri, whole genome shotgun sequence genome is shown below.
TTAGCCTGGTTTTCTTTGAAGCCTGTGATAAGCAAGGTACTAGTGCAGCCATCACAAATTGGTACCAAGCTTGCCCTCCACAAAATAAAGATGTAACTGTGTAGATGTAGACAGTATACAGGGGATGATATTTGCGTAACGAGTTGTAGTAAAGAATGAGTAAGATGGCAAAGAAACCTAGAAATGAGGTATCAGTTAGCCTAATGGTAGAGTGGGTAAACTACTCAAGCCACATTCATACTAAATTTCATCTTCTGACTCCTGATCTCGTTCAGATGTTTTCAGTAATCCCATTTCCATGGACTGGGACTGCTTAACCTTTGAGCGAACCGCCctggaaacaacaaaaaagagagtTGACAACAGTAACTCAACAGCTCATCTGGCCATTTTCACATGGTAGAAACCTGCTCAACTCCTGTGTTTCACCAGGGACTTAGGATGACTGATCTGTGAAAGCTCGTGGTGGGCCACTGTGGAAGACATCGTAAAGAGGGCATAGTGACTTCAAGCAGAATCTGGGCAGAATTTAACTATGGGCCTTGGTGGTAGATACCTGTGTGTTAGCTCGAGCGGCTGCTGTGCAGGGCAAGCCTGTGCCATGGCACCCGTAGGTGCTGCCTTTGGCGATGCCGCCTGAACATACTGCTTGTAGGAGCTTGCTCCTGTGAACACAGCTAAGAGCGTACACCCTAAGCAAACCTCAGCGTGCCATCTAGAAAGTTCAGTGTTATGCAGGCACAAGGCCAACAGCTGCATTCGCTCAGAAGAGTACTGTCAAGCTGTGAAGAAGAGCGAGCCTGGCCAGCCTCCCCACGGAGGACCTGCGCAGTGTGCCCTGCTCACCCTGGGAGCCTTGCCtgatgctgcagccactgccccCAGATCAGAGGGGATGTAAGGGTTGCTGTCACCTTCCCTACAGCTGCCATCCGTTACACAGCAGAGCTACCCAGCCCTGAGCGTTGGTGCCTTTCGGACTGAGAGCCACGCAGAACTGGCACCTTGGTGCAAAGCAAGGCTGCAAGGACCACGTAGGACTGAAGCATGATTAGATAGGGCTAATTAGAATGGTAGGGGTAAAGTCAAGGGGTGAGAAGCATGTTTAGGACAGTGCAGGCCAAGGCTTGGTAGGGTCCTGCAGGCAGAAGGTGATCACACatggcaggatcaggcccatTTTTACAGCCAAGTTGACACCGCAGTTGGAATTTTGTCAGAATTAGCATGGGGCTGCAAGGAAAAGGGCTAACTTTAGAAATTAGGTGATGAAACTGGctagtgaaaaagaaattttgtctgATCACAGGAAATTGCTAGCAATAGAACCTGTCCCATAATCCCCAAAGATAAGTCATGAAGCCTGCTGACTAAGCCATTGGAATTAGTAGAGATGAGCACTGAGAAGAGgctgtagggaaaaaaaagcctctcaTGCTTCTAACTTTATAGGCACTTACAAATGGGGAAGACTAtcaaaaaaagctcattttatGTCAGAAGCATTATGCTCTCAGAACTGTACATTATGAATGCTTTTCACCATTCTACTGAAGCAATGAGTCATGTTGTCTTCATTGATCACATCTATTTCAATTTTACCTTGCAAGACAATCACTTTCTACAAACCCTTTGATTTGGCAGTGAAAGTCTTCTAAAATAAAGCTCCTGTTAGACAGTATCTCCAACATTTTAGTGTTTCAAGTCACTTACCAGCTGACGATTGTGTAATTCACTGCAAgtataagaaaagcaaaggcataATGCCAGCAATAGCACATGGTCAGGAACATCATATTAGTATGATCCGTCTGATTCCACTCTGGGCTCCCATTTGGAGGATAAAGCACAAAGCCGAtctacaataaaataaaagatatttagCGCATGCCATTTGATGCGTATCCTATGCTGTAGCGTGTGTTCTGCTACGCCATCACACGGcagatgtttcattttcttctagtgctgattatttctgtggttactattaaaaccaaattttacAGCCACACTCAGATGCGATGGATCATTTTACACGGTTCTCTGCAGAAATGCCTTTGAAGATGCAGAGACGGTCCCAGAGCCCCCTGCTCATGCCCAGAGAACTAAGGACCCTGCCCGGAgtgccacagccacagctgcatcctgtaagggcaggggctggtgctcagccctgcaccATCTGCACCACGACCGCGTCGCCAACCAGAACACCTGCCTGGCCATCTGCACTGACTCACTTCTTCCCAACGGCGCCTGGGAGTGCCTTACACTGTTCGGAAGatgaataataaattaataaataaaggCAAACCATAAGTCTGTCTCTTCTGGGCCATCCAGAGAAAGGTCAGGGTTTGAAATCACATACAAATGGAGCTCTCTCTCCCCAGGCTATAGGCTCATGTGAAATACATAGCTGATTCGTTTATTCAGAGCTGGGAAAGATCAAATTTGTATTAATGCATAAGCTGGGAAACTGGCAGCCCTGTGGCTACACCAAGGTCTGCGTGACAAGCACCAGTCCCTCTggctgcccagtgctgcccaAAGCTGTCACTCAGCAGCTTAGCTGAGGATTTAGGTgctgggaagaagaggagaggaaggaggaggggaggggtgcattttgcatttccatGCAGAGAATTCAATGAATGAGGGTGTTGATGATGCAGAAAGAAAGTCCCTTTGCCTTTTACAAGCCTGTCATGCTGCAGCCAGTACGTGGTTTTCAGTCCCACATACGGTTGAAGTCTGATGTGGGTGTGAAAAAAGCCACACTTAAATCTCTTGTATTTTTAGTTCTTCAGTTTCTTACTTTGAAACAGAAACTACATTGTCTCCAGAGCTAAAGAAATAACTTGTTCTAAAATTAGACTAGGCAGACAACAAAGAATAAATGGTTGCATCTAATTCCTCTTATGTAAAGCTTCTTGAATCACCAAAGAAAAgtttacaaacaagaaaataaaacagcaaatgttGCAGCACCAGGTTCTCAGGTTCACTTATAGAAAAACACTGCCGTTTCAGAGGTCTGTCACCTTGCCAGagcaagtatttaaatatttgatttggTGCTGAGTGTCCAGTTCTCCTAAGGAACAGCAAACGTTTTTATTCATCCTGTCTGGCCAGCATATAAAAAAGGGAAACCAGTCTAGACATGCCGGAAAGACAAATCACTGAGTGACCTCAGTTCTCCTCTATAAGATGAAACACACACCAGCACTAGCACTCCTGCTTCTTTGTTACAGGATCGCAGCGGTTCAGACGTTCTCTCTTGGTCTGACAGCAGAGCAAGTGTCGCTGCCAAACATCTATTAACTGGATGGAATCACAGGTGAGTGGGGGTGTGgaagctgcattttgaaaagttcTGAGGGGACCCACATCCCTGAAACAGTAAAGTTTTGGCTGCTACCTCTGCTCAGTTTCCAGAGCACTGGAAAAGCAGGAGGCTTTACATCCCTCAACCTCTTAACGCGGATCAGGAGCTTAAATACCTTCTGAGCCCGGCAATGGCAATGAGGGCTCGGCCGCGCCTGCCAGGGACCCCACGGGCAGCACTCGGGAGACTCCGCAAAGGGCAGCACACAcggctgcctccagcccctgccagcgGGCTGGGGTTGGAGAATGGCCAGTGACTGTAGCGAGGGACAGCTCAAGAAAACCACCTTAGCTTTTGTACTGATTCAAATAAAAGGcattaaaagtaaaatggctgctgcttcttgtgtAAAATGTATGTGAGAAATACTTCGCTCTCTTTAAAGGGACATTAAGAGTGTATTGTCTTCTATGAGTCCTTTGAGGTCTGTGCTGAAAGGATGTATTTTATCACCTGTGAAACCTCTGCAGAGGGGTAAATGACTTACTTTTggtgaaagaagaaattccTAAGGCAGAAGAGTGACCTACCTGCCAGAACCAGCTGCCTTGTAATATGCAGAGGCTTGTACGGAGCATCTCTAGCACGATACTGCCACGGAAGAAAACTTCCAGAAATACGCAGACGGCAGCTCCAAAGACAGCGAACAGCAGTAACTGATGAACATGAACATCCAGCATGGCTCTCCCATGAAGATGGtagcaaaagagaaaacctgGAATAAATTAAGTGATCGGTTTAAgatattttcttcccttgtaaTGTCCCTGCATctgcttttagaaaacagtGAGCCTTTGACATTTCTCTGCCAACATCACCCTCTCAGTTGAACTGAGAGTAGTTCTGTAAGACCAATGCCTACATACTTTGTACTCCCACTCTCGAGCTCAGACCAGGAAACTGCACGGGAAGCCACAGCTCTGTCACCTTTCGATTAAAACACGTTAACAAAAAGTCTAATTCATCTGTCTCTGCAATGTAACAAGAGGGATACTATGAGATATACTGTGCGTACAGAAACCATAAACTGAGCATGTCCCCGTGCAGTGCCAAGGTGCCACTGCTGTGCAGGTAAAGGCACTTCAGCTAACAAGCTATGTCCCGTGTCAGTGCGTATGTTGAAGCTACTGAGCACTTACCCAAAACCGGCCTGTGCTGCTATTTACACaacatctctgctgctgtctgagCCAGCTAGGAGAGCACACGTGCACCTCTACAATGTGTGATGGTGCTCTGGGCTGCAGTGCAGATGAGCCCTCAGCAGTGTAAGCAGGGCCAAGACGGACCTTTTCCACACATTTCAGGGCACTAAACACCAGCTCCCACAGGCTCATTCTCTAATGCTGATTTGACCTTCCCAGACCAAAGACCGATACCCCTCTGCAAGCTTCACACGCACCTCTGCAGGGAGAGGTAAACTGACCTTCAATAAACACTGCTAAGGACAGCATCATCCTGTCCATGGCCACTGGCAGTGCACTGGTCCCGTGAGCCACGATGTCAACCAACCCCGAAATGCCGTAGAAGAGGTACATGGTGGCATGCTGCCAGTTCATTAAGTGATCCCAGTGTTTTTCCTCATAATTATACAACTTCAGATGTGGTCCATCAGGAGCAAACTGCTCAGCCACCATTCCTGTGCATGAAACGAGAAGTGCAACCATTTGTCCTGGTCCCTTAGGTACAGACTGATGTTAAGTCTTTACATAAGGCAACGGTATATCCCCACGCAGCATAGCACCAGGCAATTTGGGGTTTAGTCTGGCTGCCTGAGGATTGCTCTGGGTGGTCACTATGTTTTGCTCCCTCCTGTCCATTTCAGTCATTCCCAACTAAGTTTTTAACATCTTGTCCAAACTCAAGTGAAAATGCATGGAGGCCTCAAAGATattaatttaatacattttttttccaagaaaatagGCAGTGGAGAGATGAAATaagctgctttgctgaaggaaagacCACAGAGTGAACTCAAGCATGTATTAAGCTTCATACAGTCCAGAGAGGAGAAAGCCAGAGGAAACCAGGCTGCAGCTCCACTCCTGGTGGGACTGTTTGCATCTTGCAGTTTCCAGCCATGAAAATGGAGACAGCTATTCtatgctggtttgttttttttttaaaaaaaaaaaaaacaaccaaaaaacaattGCTATTGTAGTTGTCTGACTGAATttttcagctgcctttcccAGTGGTTCAAACATGAGTATAACACATGCTGAAGTCCCCAAAAGAGAGATTTACTATTTCAGTCCCTTGTGATGTGCAAGATGGCAGAGTTCAGACTCTGAATTCAAAGGGGACGTTTCCTGCAAAGCCATAAAAAGCAATCCGTCCCCTGTGCCAATCTATTAAATGTCCCATGAGAGCGTATATCAAGTTAGTATTTGGATTGctgctccaccacctcccttACCTTGGCCCCTCGGTGTCTTGCTAGCTAGCTGCAGTACTCCAGCAAggggaaagctgcttttagATACTTTATATGATCAATGAAGTTTGGGAaggatttaaaatacattatgcTTTCAAAACATTAAAGTTAATTATATTGTTTATAAAACGTGGGTCAGTGTCCTGCTAAGTAGACATGCTGCAGAGCAAATGCAGTGTTTTCCCATCTTAATTTCAAGTTTTCctaacacagaaacagaacagtttactcctgctgctgcttttattgttTGTCCTAGCCAGGCTTTCTGGTCCATGTTTTTGACTGGAAGAAATGAccatacattaaaataatagctttttgtttcaaggtgaaaataaaaacaccagATGACTGTTTTAGCTGCCCAAGTACTTCTAGACACCGACAGATTTGTAGGAAAGATGTCCCCACTCACACCTC
Proteins encoded:
- the TMEM45A gene encoding transmembrane protein 45A isoform X1, whose amino-acid sequence is MGNFKGHALPGSFFLLFGLWWSVKYPLKYACRKNKNICYLGSRAGFQRLEFVEGIIKAVFALIGMVAEQFAPDGPHLKLYNYEEKHWDHLMNWQHATMYLFYGISGLVDIVAHGTSALPVAMDRMMLSLAVFIEGFLFCYHLHGRAMLDVHVHQLLLFAVFGAAVCVFLEVFFRGSIVLEMLRTSLCILQGSWFWQIGFVLYPPNGSPEWNQTDHTNMMFLTMCYCWHYAFAFLILAVNYTIVSWAVRSKVKQSQSMEMGLLKTSERDQESEDEI
- the TMEM45A gene encoding transmembrane protein 45A isoform X2, with amino-acid sequence MGNFKGHALPGSFFLLFGLWWSVKYPLKYACRKNKNICYLGSRAGFQRLEFVEGIIKAVFALIGMVAEQFAPDGPHLKLYNYEEKHWDHLMNWQHATMYLFYGISGLVDIVAHGTSALPVAMDRMMLSLAVFIEGFLFCYHLHGRAMLDVHVHQLLLFAVFGAAVCVFLEVFFRGSIVLEMLRTSLCILQGSWFWQIGFVLYPPNGSPEWNQTDHTNMMFLTMCYCWHYAFAFLILAVNYTIVS